The sequence AAATGATTGGTTTTACCAAACCTGATAAAGGAGATGTATGCTATGGAGACATTTCTTTTGTACAGAATCGTAAACAAGCTCGCTCAATGATGAGCTATATGTCGCAACAGTATGCACCACTTGAAAAATTAACGGTGGAACAAAACTTAGAAATGCTTGGAAGAATGAGAGGATTAAACACCTTAGATTTACAAAAAGAAATGGATCAGCTCTTAACCGAGTTGGAAATTAAGGAGTACCGGGCAAAACAAGGAAAGGATCTCTCAGGCGGTTTAAAGCGTCTAACTTCTTTTGCAATGGCTTTGATCGGATCTCCGACCATTATTCTTCTTGATGAGCCGACGAACGATGTCGATCCAATACGTCGTGAAAAACAGTGGCAATTATTACAGAAGCTGGCTCATAAAGGGCATACCATTATTATTGTGACACATAACTTGTTGGAAGTTGAAAAATATGCAGACAACTATGCCTTATTTAACCATGGGAAGTTAATCAAATCAGGACCAGTTCAGCAAATAACCTATCAAAAACAGTATCAAATCTCTTTTGAGTTTAGGAATGAAGATAGCTTAGCTCTATTCCAAGATTATACCATTATCAATGGTTCGATTTGCCAGATTGAAATAGAAGAGAAGGAGTTAACAAGACTGCTACCAAAAATAACACAGGAATTGGATCGAAAGAATATTTTTAATCTGTCACTTACTCAGAAAAACGTATCCATTTCAGATCTTTATAGAGAGGAGTTGACAAACTGATATGACTCAATTTTTTTACTTACTTCGTTGGAACTATCTTCGTCAAAAAGATCTATTTCTACTCTTTACGCTAGCTCAGGTTCTGTTATCCATTTCACTTCTTTTTGGTTATCCACTAGTGATCGGTGAGATTGATACGACAGCTGCCTACTATCTCTCTTCTGGTTCAGTTCTGATAGGAATCATTTCTATTGGCTGTACGATCTCATCACCTGTTATAGCAAATGCGAAGTCAGAAGGACATGTAGACTATGTACGAGCCCTTCCAATACCACGAATTCTGATTTCCTTAGCAGATCTTTGGATGTGGATGATAGCTATTTTGCCTGGAGTATTCATTTCTGTTATACTGGGCTATTTTCGTTTTTCTGTCCGCCTAAATGTATCTGTTCTGGCTGTTTTCATCCTATTTCTGATCTGTCTTACGATGATCAGTCTTGGATTTGCCATTGCGTATACTTTTTCTCCCAATATTGTCACGCTGATGTCTCAGTTGATTCTCATGATTGGTTTGATGTTTTCACCAATCATGTACCCTGCAAGTCGTCTTCCAGATTGGATAAACCATCTCTATCATGTTCTTCCATTTGTCCCTTCTGTCAACCTCCTACGAGCTTGTGTCTATAGTCATGGTCACGTCTCGTTTTTTGACTTCACCATTCTGATCATCTGGATTTTGTTAACACAGTTACTGATCTTGAAAGTTCTTTATAAGGAAAAATAAAGGAAGGAGGATCTATGTTTTTCATCATTAAAACAGTGTTCTCTTTAAAAGGAGTTCAATTGAAAAGATTTATACATGTATCCCTATAACAAAAATCAACATCTGTGTTCAGATGTTGATATTTTTAATATATCCGCTAAGACCTTTGTATCTTATTTGAAATACCAGTGGTGTTTGAGGCTAGCAAAAATCGCCTTGCTGGTGATCGTGATGATGATCAGTTTGATGAGGTCTGCAAGGATAAAGGGAGCAACGACCAAAGCAAATGCTTTTTGGAGATCAGTATGCGTGATCAGCATAAAGCCGATAGCTCCTGATACAAAGAGGAGAGCACTACTGAGGAGATTGGCAAAAAAGATAGTGAAAATGCTGGATTTAGCATTGGTAAATAGAGATGTGATCCATGCACGGAATGGGAAGAAGAGGAGGAAACCAGCAGTAGGACCAAGGAAATGCGAAGCACCACCAGCACCTCCGGCAAATACTGGAAAACCTAAGAAGCCTAAAAGCAGGTAAAGACAGACTGTGACAAAGGAATGGCTGGGTTTATAGATGGTTCCGATAATCCCGATCATGAGTGTCTGCAGGGTCAAAGGAATTGGTCCAAATGGAATGGTGAATTGAGATAGGACGGAGATCATGGCCACTCCAATGGAGATGAGAACTAAGGGAAAGATTTTCTTCATATCAGTTAACCTCTTGTTCATTTTATGGTAACTATTCTACAATAAGAGGCTCAACCTGTCAATAGCCCACGCTTATTTTAGGATTTTTTAAGTAAAAATTTAGGCAGGCTTAAGACTCTTGAAGTATAATCGCCATACTTAAAGGATCGAGCTCCCTTTAAAATTTAAAAGACAAGTACTTGTAAAAAAAGATAAAAGGTAAAAAGATGAATCAAAAAGAAACAAAACAAGTAGTCGAAACGCAAGAATCAAAAGAAAAAATGGTTGTCCTCAAACGAAGCCCTAAGTGGTGGATTGGAATGGCAGCAGTTGGTGGATTGTTGGTCGGTGCTGGAAGCGGCTTTGGTGTCGGTGTCATCGCCTCTCAATCTTCCAATAACCAACAATTTTCTCAACCAGTCCAAACGGGTCAAAACCAAGGATCTAATCAGAAACAAAATAGTCAAAATGGCCATGCTTCACAAGGAAACCAGCAAAATGGCGGCCCTCAAGGAGGTGGTCCACAAGGTGGTGGCCAAGGTGGCCCGCAAGGAGGTGGTCCTGGTCAGATGCCGCAAGAAGGCAATGGTGGCCCACAAGGGAATGGTCCAGAAAATGGCATGAACCAATCTAGCGGACAAAAAGGGAACCAGGGTTCCTCTAAAAAGTCCAATAAGAAGAATTCAAAAAATAAAAACAAGACGAGTGATAGTCAAAGTAACAAAGAAAACACGACAAATTCATAGAATTAGCCTTCCTCAGGCAGGCTGAGTTTGATCATAAAACCAGGTTCTAAACTATAGGAAATGAAGGCAAGTCGTGTTATAATGGTTAAGAATAGATTAGAAAGACTCACTCACGAAAGAGAAGAGGATACGACGATGATTAAAATTCTATTGGTCGAAGATGACCTTGGTTTGTCAAATTCAGTATTTGATTTTTTAGATGATTTTGCGGACGTCATGCAGGTCTTTGACGGAGAAGAAGGTCTTTACGAAGCAGAAAGCGGGATCTATGATTTGATTTTGCTGGACCTCATGCTTCCTGAAAAAGACGGCTTCCATGTCTTGAAAGAATTGCGTGAAAAAGGCGTGACAACCCCTGTTTTGATCATGACAGCTAAAGAAAGTCTGGATGACAAAGGACACGGATTTGAGCTGGGGGCAGACGATTACCTCACCAAACCTTTCTACCTAGAAGAGCTTAAGATGCGGATTCAAGCCCTCTTGAAGCGCTCAGGAAAAGTGAATGAAAACACCCTTAATTATGGCAATTTGAAGGTTAACTTATCTACCAATTCGACTTACGTGGACGGTAAGGAAGTGGAACTTCTTGGGAAGGAATTTGATCTCTTGGTCTATTTCCTTCAAAACCAAAATGTCATCCTTCCAAAAACACAGATTTTCGATCGCCTTTGGGGCTTTGACAGTGATACGACCATCTCTGTTGTTGAGGTCTATGTTTCAAAAATCCGTAAGAAATTAAAAGGTACTGATTTCGTTGAGAGCTTGCAAACATTGCGCAGTGTGGGGTATATCTTAAAAGATGCTAACCAGAATTAAGAAAACTGTCGGAGAAGATGATTTTTCCTACTTCATCCGATATTTTGGGCTCTTTACCTTGATATTTTCAGCAATGACCTTGATTATCATTCAGGTTATGCGCTCGAGTCTCTATACAACTGTCGATGAGAACCTCAAGACTTTAAGTAAGGATCCTTATTCGCTAGCGGCTATTGCTTATCGGGACCAGCGACAATCGAAAGATAAGGATAATGATGAAGATCCTGAGGTGATGATCCCAGATCATGATAAATCAGAACCCAAAGGAGATGTCACATCCAATACCACTGTTGTATTGCTCAACAGAAATTATGAAAATCTGACGACAGGCAACGGATTTTTAAACTTTAAATCTGTCACTTTTGGCCGGAAGTTGCTCAACAAAGTTTCCCAGCTCCAAATTACAAATAGCTACGGGAAAAAAGAAAGTTACCGTGCTTATATGACAGATTTGGGATTGACTGATGATGGGGGAAGTGACGTCAAGTATGCGGTTATCATGACCAATATTAGTCAGTTGGAGCAGACGAGTGAAGAGCACGAAAGCCAAATCGCTCTTGTCATGATCTGCTTCTGGGGAATTTCTTTGTTTGCTAGTCTTTTCCTAGCACGTCTCAGCGTTAAACCCCTTCTTGAGAGTATGCAAAAGCAAAAGGCTTTCGTAGAAAATGCCTCCCATGAATTGCGGACGCCTTTAGCAGTCCTGCAAAATCGCCTCGAAACGCTTTTTAGAAAGCCTGAGGCGACCATTATGGAATCGAGTGAGAGTATTGCATCCAGCTTGGATGAAGTTCGAAATATGAAGCTCTTGACCACCAACCTTCTTAATATTGCCCGGAGGGATGATGGCTTGAAGCCAGAGATAGAAGAAATTGAGCCAAGCTTTTTCGATCAGACCTTCTCGAATTTTGAGATCATTGCGGAAGAAAATGGCAAATTCTTCCAGGGGGACAATCAGGTGGACAAAGTCATTTGTTCTGATAAAACGCTCCTCAAGCAGTTGATGACCATTCTCTATGACAATGCCTTGAAGTACACCGACGAAGATGGTGAGATTCAGTTTGAAGTCCAGTTGAAGGACAAAAATCTTCTTTTGAGAGCACTGGATAATGGACCTGGTGTTCGAGACGAGGACAAGAAACGGATCTTTGATCGTTTTTACCGGGTGGATAAAGCCAGAACCCGTCAAAAAGGTGGATTTGGTTTGGGACTATCTTTAGCCAAACAAATTGTAGAGGCTTTTAAGGGAACCATTCAAGTTAAAGATAATAAACCAAAAGGTTCCATCTTTGAAGTAAAATTATCCATCAAGACGGAAAGTCGTAAAAAAATCGTTCATAATTTAAAAAAATAGAAAAGAGGAAAACTTATGAGTTCAAAAATGTTGCACACTTGCCTTCGTGTAGAAAACTTAGAAAAATCAATCGCTTTTTACCAAGATGCTTTTGGTTTTGAAGAAAAACGTCGGAAAGATTTTCCAGACTACAAGTTTACGATTGTCTATTTGGCCTTGCCTGGAGATGACTATGAGTTGGAATTGACTTATAATTATGACCACGGTCCATATGTGATCGGAGATGGCTATGCTCACGTTGCCTTGAGTACTCCTGATCTAGAAGGTTTGAATGCTGAACACAAGGCTAAAGGCTATGAAGTGACGGAACCCAAAGGTCTTCCAGGAACGAAACCGAATTACTATTTCGTTGTAGATCCGGATGGGTATAAAGTAGAAGTCATTCGCGAAAAATAAGAGTAATTAAAAATAGGGGCCACTGCCGGTGACGACAGTCGCCCTCTTTTTTATGAAACCATTTACAAAAAAGGAATGTTTTTTCGATAGAAATTTGCTATAATAAAGTTATGAGATTCAAACACACGAAAACTATATTATTAATCATTACAAATCTCCTTTTACTGAGTCTTTTGTATATCGGTTATCAAAAGATTCAAAGGGTTCGTGAACAAAAAGCCTATCAGGATCAGTTTGCCAAGGTCACCCAACTAGAGAAAAGCTCTGAAAAAGGGAAAGATGTTCAAGTTCAGGAAGGGATTATTGGGACATCTTATGTGACCACTTATTATCCTACTAAGGATGGACAAGCTGTTGAGATTATTAAAGAGAAGATTCAAGAAGATCTTCAGCGTCTAGGATCTGATGAGAAAACCAAAGAGCCTAAGCATTTGACCTTCTACCATAGTGAAGAAGCAGAAGCGCCTTTTGTTGGCTATCATCCTATCCAAATCAAACGGGTTGAATACCAGTATAAAAAAGGAAAATTCATCAAAGATGAGACCGTGAAACTACCTCTCTTCTACGTGGATGATGAGAACCACCCTCTGACCCTCAGTCAGGTTTTTGCGGATCCAGATGGAGCCAAACAGATCTTTTTGGAGGAATTGCGAGGGAATCTAGACTTTCGTCAGTTGGATGAGGAAAGCATTGATCAAATGGTCGCCCACTTTTCAGAGTTGGATTTGAGTCAATGGGAATTCCAATATGAAAAAGGAAATTTCACCATTCCATTTCCAACCAAGGTTAAGGGAGATGATACCTTCACTGTTCCCTTGTCTAAATTCTATGACGTGATTGATACAGAGCGCTTGCTTCCTGATGATCTAGCTTCTTACCAATCCTATATAGAAGAACGCCACCGTAAGATGATTGCTCTGACTTTTGATGATGGACCAGATCCGACGACGACCCCTCAGGCGCTGGCCATCTTAAAGAAATACAATGCCAAAGCTACCTTCTTTATGGTCGGAAAAAATGTCAGTGCGAATCCTGATATTGCTAAGCAAGTCCGCAAAGAAGGTCATCAAATTGGGAACCATACCTGGGATCACCCTCAATTACCAAAATTGAGCTTGGATAATGCTAAAAAAGAGATCTTGGATACCCAAGAAGCTATTCAAAAAGCGACAGGTGTGCAGACCAAGATTACCCGACCTCCATATGGAGCCATCAATAACGCTATCCAATACGGTGTCGACCAATCCTTCATCATGTGGGATGTGGATAGCCTAGATTGGAAGACACATAATACGACGGCCATTCTCAATGAAGTGAAAAAAGAAGTCAAACCGGGTTCGATTATCCTCATGCATGATATCCATCAAACCACGATTGACGCTCTACCGACCGTCCTTGACTACCTCAAATCGCAAGGCTATACCTTTGTAACGGTGGATGAGTTGTTGGATTATCAACTTGAAAGTCATCGTATCTATTACAATGGAAATTAACATAAAAATCCTCTGCAGTTCATTCACTAGCAGAGGATTTTCTTATTCATTTAAAAAGAGTTGAGAATTCTTTAAAACCAGTTCACGTACAGAAGCGTATTTTTTTAAGGATTTGAGTTCTTCTGGGTGGGTGATAAAGGTAATCACATAGCCATCACGCCCCATTCGTCCTGTTCGACCAGCACGGTGGGTATAGGTCTCCACATCACGGGGAATATCGTAGTTAATCACACACTCAAGATGTTCAATATCGATTCCACGAGCGACCAAATCGGTGGCCAGCAAGAGGGTCAGCTGATGGTCTTTGAAGCGTTCCAGAATGACCTTGCGGTATTTGACATTGACATCACTAGCGAGCGACACGGCCTCAACACCCCGGTATTGTAGTTTTTCTTCAGCACTACCCAGATCAGACAGGCTGTTGAAAAAAGCCAGACCACGAAAATCTTCGACGTAGGCGAGTTTGCGGAGCAATTCGACCTTGTCCCGCTTATCCACTTGCATATAAAAATGTTGGATATTGTCCAAAGAAACTCCATCAACCGTCATGCGAAGAGTATTTTCTTCTAGCTGATTTGGATCGACCTTGGCTGTGGCGCTCATGTAGATATATTGGTGGTCGCGGGGAGCATAGTGGCTGATCTTATCGACGAAGTGGTACTGAGAATCGCTCAGTAATTGGTCGAATTCATCTAAAATAATGGTTTCTACATTCATCATTTTGATCTTTTTCAGCTTGATCAGTTCAAAGATTCGACCAGGCGTCCCAACCAGGATTTCGGGTCCTTTTTTGAGGCGTTCGATTTGCCGTTTTTGACTAGATCCTGAAAGGAAGAGTTGTGTCTGGAGACCGAGAGGCTCTGCCCATTGTTTAGTGACATCAAAAATTTGTCCTGCTAACTCTGTGTTAGGAGCCAAAATCAAGAGTTGTTGGGCCTTCTTCGGTTTTAGTTTGAGCAAGCTCGGAAAGAGGTAGGCGAGTGTCTTACCAGTACCGGTAGGACTGATCCCGAGGACATTTTCTCCTTCATAGATAGGGGAGAAGATCTGTTCCTGAATCTCAGTGAATGTATCAAATCCGAGTGTTTCTAACTGGTCTTTCCAGCTTTGTGGAAATTGTTCTTTCATTCTTTTTCATCCTTAAATTGTATTCCAGCGCTTTGACGCATCTGGTAGAGGGTTTCATGGACCTGCTCAGCTGTTTGTAACCACTCAAGATAAGCAGCTGGATTTTGATGAGCGATGGCAAGGGCAAAGGCAAAGGCTTCTGCCTCTTCTTGCATTTGGTGTGGGCAGGGCTGGATCGGAAGGTCGATGACTTCCCCAGAATGGCTGATGAAGCGGGCCTGGTTGATGGCTGCTACAGCATTGAGAGTTAGCGTTCCAGTCTTGGTGTAGATTTCAGCAGGTAGATGGCTGGTGATATTTTTCCCTGCCTGAATGGCAACCTGAAAATCTGGATAAATCAAGACACCTTGACCATAGAGATCAACCGAATTGGGTAATTGCTGAGCAGTATAGTGGCTGGAGATTGGTTCTCCAAAGAAGCCAATGGCCAGGTAGAGGCAGTAGACTCCCAGATCCATCAAAGCTCCACCTGCATAGACATCTGAGAAAATATTGGGCATCTCACCTGCAAGAAGGGCCGGCAATTTGGAAGAATATTTGGCAAAGGTGAAGTTAGCGCCTAGTATTTCCTGGTTTGAGAGGAAGTCCTTAACTACTTGAAAGGCTGCTTCTTGGTAATTTCTGGCAGCTTCAAAGAGATAGACCTGGTACTCATTAGCGAGCTTGACCAGTTCCTTCCATTCAGAAGGCTTGGTCACAGCGGGTTTTTCAATGATGACATGCTTCTTGGCCAGAATAGCAAGCTTGGCCTGAGCGAAATGAAGAGAATTAGGGCTAGCAATGTAGACCACATCCAGCTCACTGTCTAAGAAATCGATGACATCCGTGTAGCAAGAGATCGCCCCATAAGGCTCACAAAACTCTTGAGCTGTCTTTATCTTTCTCGAATACACAGCCTGCAAGTGATAGTGGCCCGTCTGATGAGCAGCTGTAATAAATTCATGTGAAATCCAACTCGTACCAATAATTCCCAGCTTTAACATAAGGTGTCCTTCCGTAATCGATTCACTCTATTAT comes from Streptococcus parasanguinis ATCC 15912 and encodes:
- a CDS encoding ABC transporter ATP-binding protein, coding for MKEAGTIFSVLSDEMKTFSTLTIKDLTKSFDKQHFANNHISLEIEAAKITAFLGHNGAGKSTLLNQMIGFTKPDKGDVCYGDISFVQNRKQARSMMSYMSQQYAPLEKLTVEQNLEMLGRMRGLNTLDLQKEMDQLLTELEIKEYRAKQGKDLSGGLKRLTSFAMALIGSPTIILLDEPTNDVDPIRREKQWQLLQKLAHKGHTIIIVTHNLLEVEKYADNYALFNHGKLIKSGPVQQITYQKQYQISFEFRNEDSLALFQDYTIINGSICQIEIEEKELTRLLPKITQELDRKNIFNLSLTQKNVSISDLYREELTN
- a CDS encoding ABC transporter permease, translating into MTQFFYLLRWNYLRQKDLFLLFTLAQVLLSISLLFGYPLVIGEIDTTAAYYLSSGSVLIGIISIGCTISSPVIANAKSEGHVDYVRALPIPRILISLADLWMWMIAILPGVFISVILGYFRFSVRLNVSVLAVFILFLICLTMISLGFAIAYTFSPNIVTLMSQLILMIGLMFSPIMYPASRLPDWINHLYHVLPFVPSVNLLRACVYSHGHVSFFDFTILIIWILLTQLLILKVLYKEK
- a CDS encoding biotin transporter BioY, coding for MKKIFPLVLISIGVAMISVLSQFTIPFGPIPLTLQTLMIGIIGTIYKPSHSFVTVCLYLLLGFLGFPVFAGGAGGASHFLGPTAGFLLFFPFRAWITSLFTNAKSSIFTIFFANLLSSALLFVSGAIGFMLITHTDLQKAFALVVAPFILADLIKLIIITITSKAIFASLKHHWYFK
- a CDS encoding response regulator transcription factor, with translation MIKILLVEDDLGLSNSVFDFLDDFADVMQVFDGEEGLYEAESGIYDLILLDLMLPEKDGFHVLKELREKGVTTPVLIMTAKESLDDKGHGFELGADDYLTKPFYLEELKMRIQALLKRSGKVNENTLNYGNLKVNLSTNSTYVDGKEVELLGKEFDLLVYFLQNQNVILPKTQIFDRLWGFDSDTTISVVEVYVSKIRKKLKGTDFVESLQTLRSVGYILKDANQN
- a CDS encoding sensor histidine kinase; the encoded protein is MLTRIKKTVGEDDFSYFIRYFGLFTLIFSAMTLIIIQVMRSSLYTTVDENLKTLSKDPYSLAAIAYRDQRQSKDKDNDEDPEVMIPDHDKSEPKGDVTSNTTVVLLNRNYENLTTGNGFLNFKSVTFGRKLLNKVSQLQITNSYGKKESYRAYMTDLGLTDDGGSDVKYAVIMTNISQLEQTSEEHESQIALVMICFWGISLFASLFLARLSVKPLLESMQKQKAFVENASHELRTPLAVLQNRLETLFRKPEATIMESSESIASSLDEVRNMKLLTTNLLNIARRDDGLKPEIEEIEPSFFDQTFSNFEIIAEENGKFFQGDNQVDKVICSDKTLLKQLMTILYDNALKYTDEDGEIQFEVQLKDKNLLLRALDNGPGVRDEDKKRIFDRFYRVDKARTRQKGGFGLGLSLAKQIVEAFKGTIQVKDNKPKGSIFEVKLSIKTESRKKIVHNLKK
- the gloA gene encoding lactoylglutathione lyase — encoded protein: MSSKMLHTCLRVENLEKSIAFYQDAFGFEEKRRKDFPDYKFTIVYLALPGDDYELELTYNYDHGPYVIGDGYAHVALSTPDLEGLNAEHKAKGYEVTEPKGLPGTKPNYYFVVDPDGYKVEVIREK
- a CDS encoding polysaccharide deacetylase family protein produces the protein MRFKHTKTILLIITNLLLLSLLYIGYQKIQRVREQKAYQDQFAKVTQLEKSSEKGKDVQVQEGIIGTSYVTTYYPTKDGQAVEIIKEKIQEDLQRLGSDEKTKEPKHLTFYHSEEAEAPFVGYHPIQIKRVEYQYKKGKFIKDETVKLPLFYVDDENHPLTLSQVFADPDGAKQIFLEELRGNLDFRQLDEESIDQMVAHFSELDLSQWEFQYEKGNFTIPFPTKVKGDDTFTVPLSKFYDVIDTERLLPDDLASYQSYIEERHRKMIALTFDDGPDPTTTPQALAILKKYNAKATFFMVGKNVSANPDIAKQVRKEGHQIGNHTWDHPQLPKLSLDNAKKEILDTQEAIQKATGVQTKITRPPYGAINNAIQYGVDQSFIMWDVDSLDWKTHNTTAILNEVKKEVKPGSIILMHDIHQTTIDALPTVLDYLKSQGYTFVTVDELLDYQLESHRIYYNGN
- a CDS encoding DEAD/DEAH box helicase, with the translated sequence MKEQFPQSWKDQLETLGFDTFTEIQEQIFSPIYEGENVLGISPTGTGKTLAYLFPSLLKLKPKKAQQLLILAPNTELAGQIFDVTKQWAEPLGLQTQLFLSGSSQKRQIERLKKGPEILVGTPGRIFELIKLKKIKMMNVETIILDEFDQLLSDSQYHFVDKISHYAPRDHQYIYMSATAKVDPNQLEENTLRMTVDGVSLDNIQHFYMQVDKRDKVELLRKLAYVEDFRGLAFFNSLSDLGSAEEKLQYRGVEAVSLASDVNVKYRKVILERFKDHQLTLLLATDLVARGIDIEHLECVINYDIPRDVETYTHRAGRTGRMGRDGYVITFITHPEELKSLKKYASVRELVLKNSQLFLNE
- a CDS encoding Gfo/Idh/MocA family protein: MLKLGIIGTSWISHEFITAAHQTGHYHLQAVYSRKIKTAQEFCEPYGAISCYTDVIDFLDSELDVVYIASPNSLHFAQAKLAILAKKHVIIEKPAVTKPSEWKELVKLANEYQVYLFEAARNYQEAAFQVVKDFLSNQEILGANFTFAKYSSKLPALLAGEMPNIFSDVYAGGALMDLGVYCLYLAIGFFGEPISSHYTAQQLPNSVDLYGQGVLIYPDFQVAIQAGKNITSHLPAEIYTKTGTLTLNAVAAINQARFISHSGEVIDLPIQPCPHQMQEEAEAFAFALAIAHQNPAAYLEWLQTAEQVHETLYQMRQSAGIQFKDEKE